The Doryrhamphus excisus isolate RoL2022-K1 chromosome 1, RoL_Dexc_1.0, whole genome shotgun sequence genome includes a window with the following:
- the LOC131129927 gene encoding protein unc-119 homolog B-like → MSGAKARSDAPVAENVSGGNHGSAAPSRERKSSGGVLKRLKSRRNEVDSRPVTEEDLRAQNGYTTAEDVLGLRVATRGYLCKPEDNIYNIDFVRFKIRDLDTGTVLFEIAKPPHSEEDEENRVGDASAGRFVRYQFTPAFLRLRTVGATVEFTVGNRPLNNFRMIERHYFRDRLLKSFDFDFGFCIPNSRNTCEHIYEFPQLSESLVRQMVDCPYETRSDSFYFVENRLVMHNKADYAYHGGQ, encoded by the exons ATGAGCGGAGCCAAAGCCCGCAGCGACGCGCCTGTTGCTGAGAACGTCTCCGGCGGAAACCACGGTTCTGCGGCTCCTTCTCGGGAGCGCAAGTCGAGTGGAGGCGTTCTGAAGAGGCTCAAGTCGCGGAGGAACGAGGTGGACAGCAGGCCCGTCACGGAGGAGGACTTGCGGGCACAGAATGGATACACCACGGCGGAGGATGTCCTCGGACTGCGGGTGGCTACACGAG GCTACCTCTGTAAACCCGAAGACAATATTTACAACATCGACTTTGTGCGCTTCAAGATCAGAGACCTGGATACGGGAACAGTCTTGTTTGAGATCGCCAAACCTCCACACTCAG aggaagatgaagaaaaCCGAGTAGGAGATGCCAGCGCGGGCCGTTTCGTACGTTACCAGTTCACCCCAGCATTTCTACGCCTGAGGACCGTGGGAGCCAC AGTGGAATTTACCGTCGGTAACCGGCCCCTGAACAATTTCCGAATGATTGAGCGGCACTATTTCCGAGATCGCCTCCTGAAGAGCTTTGACTTTGATTTTGGCTTCTGCATCCCAAACAGCCGAAATACCTGTGAACACATCTACGAGTTCCCTCAACTGTCCGAGAGCTTAG tccgtCAGATGGTGGACTGTCCATATGAGACCCGATCCGACAGCTTCTATTTTGTGGAGAACAGACTGGTCATGCACAACAAGGCAGACTACGCTTATCACGGAGGACAGTGA